The Ostrea edulis chromosome 1, xbOstEdul1.1, whole genome shotgun sequence genomic sequence TTCAAGAAAGACAGTTTCCTTACCTGCTATAAACTGGACATATCCAGCCATGACAGTAACGGACTTGACCACTTCGTTAGGAATACAGGACGTGCAGACGGCGAGAAATGCCCCACAGCACAACAGGATACATCCTCCCCCGAACAGCGTGCAGGCGGCCTGCCAAGCCCCCGACGGCAGGCTACCCAGGTTAAAGTACCCTCCATAAAACTCGCATCTCTGTCTGCCGAAATCCTGACTGGTGACGTCCAGGACCGTGCCGCACGTGCTGATGAGTCCGAATGTCTCCGTTTGATTTGGGGTGACAATCCAGATGGGTTGGATGAAGGAGTATGTTCCGAGGGCGGAGACCAGAATTGCAAGAAAGGTCCATACCAGTAAAACAGGGGAGTTCATATCAACACCTCACCATCTTGTCATCTTTCAAAGCCTGAAAACGGTACTCAAGTTTATAATCGCATGTATTGAGCAAATGATTAGCAAAAACGTAGTATTGTTAGAAACGCATTCATTACGAATATAATTACGTAATTTGTGTCGTGAATATCACAATTGTAACAATTTGGTTCAATAATTCATAGATTTGAAAATGGTACAGAGTGTTGAAATTCAATGCTGAGCGAAGGTTCAGTTCAatagaaaccggaagtagtagTAGGATAATTAACAAACACGTTGGTGGATGTATAGTGAAAACGTAATCTGCAAGGGACGAAAAAATCCAAACTTACTTACTATGGGGGGTCCAGACTAGACTAACAAAGTCATTGGGGTGGGTGGTAAACATTAGGGCCATGGGAATTCTGACcttgagatacatgtatcatcagtTATGTACACATACTAATATTGTACCCTGCAGCAAAGGGAAATATCGGGTCATTAAGAAAAAACTACATACCTGACTATAGCAAAGGGTTTCTTTAACAATGTAAATCAATCATAAACACACGAAATGTATGTGTTTCATGAAAGGATAGGATTTATCACACtaatcgttatcttcacttttcattcagCTTTAGGTCAGAATACAGGAAAATAGAGGATGTATTCAAAATTTCATGACGGGTGTTTTAGTATACTGTACAGAATGTATCAATAATCCGTACCATTTTCTCTTGTTTAGTATCTACCGTCATTAAACTCGGGTTAGGAGTTTGAAAACAGGAAGTTCAGACAATTTTATGATGTGTAACAAATATGTTTAATATCATCCACTTAAATTAGCACTATAAATTGTACGTTAGACAATCTCAAAAGCCTTTGTCCGGATTGCTTTTCTAGTTTAGCAGACGTTTATCTCTCAATTACATAAACTGATTGAAATTTGCATATGCGACATTACTTTTTTTTATGAACATGATGAAGAGGTAAAGAGTTTGATGACTTTCAAGGTCATTAATATTATATCAATGTCAATCTATAGAATGCAATTTAGAAGCGAATATATTTAGTTTCAAAACTTTCTAATTTGCAGTAATCCACActttttatatcataaaattcCAGTCAATTTATGTAGAAAACCGCAATGAAATTATCACAAAAAGCTCAGTTTTGTAAACGTATAGTTAATGCAAGATAATGAACGGGAAACTGATACGAAAACACAAGTACAATTTTACACCGGATGTCATCGTTATCTACATCGATATCTACATCGTTATCTACATCAATATCTACATCGTTATATACATCGTTATCTACATCGTTATTTACATCGATATCTACATTGATATCTACATCGATATCTACATCGATATCTACATTGATATCTACATCGATATCTACATCAATATCTACATCGTTATCTACATCGATATCTACATCGATATCTACATCGTTATCTACATTGATATCTCGATATCTACATCGATATCTACATCGATATCTACATCGATATCTACATCAATATCTACATCAATATCTACATCGATATCTACATCGATATCTACATCGATATCTACATCGTTATCTACATCAATATCTACATCGTTATCTACATCGATATCTACATCAATATCTACATCGTTATCTACATCGTTATCTACATCGTTATTTACATCGTTATTTACATCGATATCTACATTGATATCTACATCAATATCTACATCGTTATCTACATCGATATCTACATCGATATCTACATCAATATCTACATCAATATCTACATCAATATCTACATCAATATATACATCGTTATCTACATCGATATATACATCGTTATCTACATCGTTATCTACATCAATATCTACATCGTTATCTACATCGATATCTACATCAATATCTACATCGTTATCTATATCGTTATTTACATCGATATCTACATTGATATCTACATCAATATCTACATCGTTATCTACATCGATATCTACATCGATATCTACATCAATATCTACATCAATATCTACATCAA encodes the following:
- the LOC125664358 gene encoding LHFPL tetraspan subfamily member 2a protein-like, which codes for MNSPVLLVWTFLAILVSALGTYSFIQPIWIVTPNQTETFGLISTCGTVLDVTSQDFGRQRCEFYGGYFNLGSLPSGAWQAACTLFGGGCILLCCGAFLAVCTSCIPNEVVKSVTVMAGYVQFIAVLVMIAGLFIYPLGFDSKFIRKYCGDSSTMYSSGRCEVGWGLILAIVGTALAMFCPVLSHYTDMQTTDLL